One Bacillota bacterium genomic region harbors:
- a CDS encoding polyprenyl synthetase family protein: MNEWARAMKRLVDEALNRALPPETAFPADLHKAMRYAVFPGGKRVRPLLVLGSALAVGRRRRESEGGGRDADGDERMIRRAMPCAVSVELVHSYSLIHDDLPAMDDDDFRRGRPTVHRAFGEAVAILAGDALLSLSFQVLSEREARRLMGLKATASVVWEIARASGSLGMAGGQAVDMSLAGRAKAAVPAAPPHDRRDCRGASLSDVERLADLKTGALIRAAVRCGAIAAGAREDELDALTRYGELFGRAFQVFDDVADASQDDSESFPRVMGTAGAREYGARLVEAADDALALFGEAEASELRALAKVLAGTVA; encoded by the coding sequence ATGAACGAATGGGCGCGCGCCATGAAACGCCTGGTGGACGAGGCTCTGAACCGGGCTCTGCCCCCGGAGACAGCCTTTCCTGCAGATCTTCACAAAGCCATGCGGTATGCGGTGTTTCCAGGAGGAAAGCGCGTGCGGCCCCTCCTGGTGCTCGGCTCGGCCCTTGCGGTTGGGCGAAGGCGCCGTGAGTCCGAAGGCGGGGGGCGCGACGCGGACGGGGACGAGCGGATGATCCGTCGGGCGATGCCGTGCGCGGTCTCTGTTGAGCTAGTCCATTCGTACTCCCTCATCCACGACGACCTTCCCGCAATGGACGACGACGACTTTAGGCGCGGGCGTCCCACGGTTCACAGGGCTTTCGGGGAGGCGGTCGCCATCCTCGCGGGCGACGCCCTCCTCTCCTTGAGTTTTCAGGTCCTGTCGGAGCGGGAGGCCCGCCGCTTGATGGGCTTGAAGGCGACCGCGAGCGTCGTGTGGGAGATCGCCCGCGCCTCCGGAAGCCTGGGAATGGCCGGTGGCCAGGCCGTCGACATGTCTCTTGCCGGACGAGCGAAGGCTGCCGTTCCCGCCGCCCCGCCTCACGACCGCCGCGATTGCCGCGGCGCGAGCCTCTCCGACGTGGAACGCCTCGCCGACCTCAAGACGGGAGCCCTGATAAGGGCGGCCGTGCGCTGCGGCGCAATCGCGGCGGGAGCGCGAGAGGACGAACTCGACGCCTTGACGCGCTATGGCGAGCTCTTTGGGAGGGCTTTCCAAGTATTCGATGACGTCGCGGACGCGTCCCAAGACGATTCCGAGAGCTTCCCCCGAGTCATGGGGACGGCGGGCGCGCGAGAGTACGGCGCCCGTCTTGTCGAGGCCGCAGACGACGCGCTCGCGCTCTTCGGCGAGGCCGAAGCCTCGGAGCTTCGCGCGCTCGCGAAGGTGCTTGCCGGCACCGTTGCTTGA
- the amaP gene encoding alkaline shock response membrane anchor protein AmaP — protein sequence MRVYDRVVVFVSSLAMLGTGLLFLVMAFGPNPTRLFTDVFLTGPFGSLRPETIAGAAVVAVLGLYLMLLATRGRGRRKPIIRGTSLGEVRIAQTAVETLVRRAAREIPGIQDVDTVVDTSGEELEIYVSVTVSPDISIPSVAEQIQTKLARYIGDTVGVDVSKVSVNVRNVGHEQRTSRVV from the coding sequence ATGAGAGTGTACGACCGGGTCGTCGTGTTCGTTTCATCCCTCGCAATGCTTGGGACAGGCTTGCTGTTCCTAGTCATGGCATTCGGACCGAACCCCACGAGGCTGTTCACCGACGTTTTCCTTACCGGGCCTTTCGGAAGCCTGCGTCCGGAGACGATAGCAGGCGCCGCCGTGGTGGCGGTTCTCGGACTTTACCTAATGCTGCTCGCTACACGCGGGCGTGGCCGACGTAAGCCCATCATCAGGGGGACAAGCCTTGGTGAGGTGAGGATAGCGCAGACCGCCGTGGAGACGCTGGTCCGTCGCGCCGCGAGGGAAATCCCGGGGATTCAGGATGTCGACACGGTGGTTGACACGTCCGGTGAGGAATTGGAAATATACGTGTCAGTTACGGTGAGCCCTGACATCTCCATTCCGAGCGTGGCCGAGCAGATTCAGACGAAGCTGGCGCGCTACATAGGCGACACCGTGGGAGTGGACGTATCGAAGGTGTCGGTGAACGTCAGGAATGTCGGCCACGAGCAGAGGACCTCGAGAGTCGTGTAG
- a CDS encoding stage III sporulation protein AF: MIGAISAWVRDLAAMALVLAFVEMLLPRNDLRRFARVVVGLVLVATILGSLVNLSSLEEALATWPAFDAAWPPSGATRDFAAEGGKVAQAGLEVVSRDISARFERQVQSLARLASQADDVDARVKLGPFGDILAIHVVVRTDQAGQADGHEHGPQEGSGARGPGATLDGLDDEGTASTALATEVERSLRDFYGLDDDVPVVVQVLGAKRADHRG; encoded by the coding sequence ATGATAGGCGCCATTTCCGCGTGGGTACGTGATCTTGCCGCAATGGCGCTGGTGCTCGCGTTTGTCGAGATGCTCCTACCAAGGAACGATCTTCGGAGGTTCGCCAGGGTTGTCGTTGGGCTCGTCTTGGTCGCCACTATCCTGGGATCTCTCGTGAATCTTTCGTCCCTTGAGGAAGCCCTGGCGACCTGGCCCGCATTCGACGCGGCATGGCCACCGAGCGGCGCGACACGTGACTTTGCAGCTGAGGGCGGCAAGGTCGCTCAGGCCGGGCTTGAGGTGGTGAGCAGGGACATCTCTGCACGGTTCGAAAGACAGGTTCAGTCACTCGCGCGTCTCGCCTCGCAGGCGGATGACGTGGACGCTCGTGTCAAGCTGGGTCCGTTCGGGGACATCCTGGCGATCCACGTGGTCGTGCGAACCGACCAGGCGGGTCAGGCGGATGGGCATGAGCACGGCCCGCAAGAGGGGAGCGGTGCCAGGGGGCCGGGCGCGACCCTGGACGGTCTCGATGACGAGGGCACCGCCTCGACCGCCCTCGCGACCGAGGTCGAACGCTCCTTACGGGACTTTTACGGTCTGGATGACGACGTTCCCGTCGTCGTCCAGGTGCTCGGCGCGAAGCGCGCGGATCACAGGGGGTGA
- the xseA gene encoding exodeoxyribonuclease VII large subunit, whose amino-acid sequence MLSVLSVSEVNRHIKQVVEGDELLSGIWVRGEISNFTHHTSGHMYFSLKDSSARLRCVMFRGNNSRLRFAPAEGMLVFAYGAVGVYERAGDVQLYVEDMMPAGTGSLYLAFMQLREKLAAEGLFDAARKRPLPRFPSVVGVVTSPTGAAVRDIITVISRRAPGTTILIAPAQVQGDEAPASIVKALELINRASAIIDVVIVGRGGGSIEDLWAFNDETVARAIAGCKVPVISAVGHETDFTIADFVADRRAPTPSAAAEMAVPDMAETRHAIVQLSLRLEAAARSEVRKQRERLERVARSHVFRFPQDLTREHRQKLGDANQRMVTAMEHELSRKRETFGALAARLDVLNPLGTLARGYGVVRSLPGKRVVRSVRKVEPGDALEVVLVDGSLECVVSAIKEGGPDAGRDAAG is encoded by the coding sequence ATGCTCTCGGTCCTTTCGGTCTCGGAGGTCAACAGGCACATCAAACAAGTCGTCGAGGGCGATGAGCTGCTCTCTGGCATCTGGGTGCGCGGCGAGATCTCGAACTTCACCCACCACACCTCGGGACACATGTACTTCAGCCTGAAAGACTCATCCGCGAGACTTCGGTGTGTCATGTTCCGGGGGAACAACTCCCGCCTCAGGTTCGCGCCTGCCGAGGGAATGCTCGTGTTCGCGTACGGCGCCGTGGGAGTGTACGAACGAGCCGGTGACGTGCAGCTGTACGTGGAGGACATGATGCCTGCAGGTACAGGGTCTCTGTACCTTGCCTTCATGCAGCTTCGTGAGAAGCTGGCCGCCGAGGGCCTCTTCGATGCGGCCAGGAAGAGACCGCTGCCGAGGTTCCCGTCTGTCGTCGGGGTAGTAACATCGCCTACAGGCGCCGCGGTGCGAGACATCATAACGGTGATAAGCAGGAGGGCTCCAGGCACCACCATCCTCATCGCTCCCGCGCAGGTCCAGGGGGATGAAGCTCCCGCAAGCATCGTGAAAGCTCTAGAACTCATCAACCGAGCCTCCGCCATCATAGACGTTGTAATAGTCGGGCGCGGCGGAGGTTCGATAGAGGATCTCTGGGCCTTCAACGACGAGACTGTCGCGCGAGCCATAGCCGGCTGCAAGGTTCCGGTCATATCGGCGGTGGGGCACGAGACGGATTTCACCATCGCCGATTTCGTTGCGGATCGGCGTGCACCGACTCCGTCTGCGGCGGCCGAGATGGCCGTGCCCGACATGGCCGAGACGAGGCACGCCATCGTGCAGCTCTCTCTGAGGCTCGAGGCGGCCGCGCGGTCCGAGGTCCGCAAGCAGAGGGAGCGCCTGGAGCGAGTGGCCCGGTCCCACGTGTTCAGGTTTCCGCAGGATCTGACGAGAGAGCACCGACAGAAGCTGGGTGACGCGAACCAGAGGATGGTCACAGCTATGGAGCACGAGCTCTCTCGGAAGCGTGAGACGTTCGGCGCGCTCGCAGCCAGGCTGGATGTGCTGAACCCCCTTGGCACGCTCGCGCGTGGCTACGGAGTGGTGAGGAGCCTTCCTGGGAAGCGCGTGGTGCGGAGCGTGCGCAAAGTCGAGCCGGGCGACGCCCTGGAGGTCGTTCTGGTCGACGGCAGCCTCGAATGTGTCGTGAGCGCGATCAAGGAGGGAGGCCCTGATGCGGGGAGAGATGCAGCGGGATGA
- a CDS encoding SpoIIIAH-like family protein, which translates to MKDRARSGFALMVVVAVVLGVLIGTRNVQAPPEGAMDSASGGDVRQAAALTGGEESGSGLVTPDATKEEANARAGLPAVSETNTTGDDFFAEYRLERTRARSRSIELLQQVLADESASEEAREAASAELVDLSKKTDAESEAEALIRARGYEDALVFVRGDTCDVVVSGPELTRSDAEQIGDIVSRCLGVELANITIVERGK; encoded by the coding sequence ATGAAGGACAGAGCGAGATCTGGTTTCGCGCTGATGGTGGTCGTCGCGGTCGTCTTGGGAGTCCTCATAGGCACGAGGAACGTCCAGGCTCCACCGGAGGGCGCGATGGACTCGGCGTCCGGCGGAGACGTGCGGCAGGCCGCCGCGCTGACGGGCGGAGAGGAGAGCGGCTCGGGCCTGGTGACGCCCGACGCCACTAAGGAAGAGGCGAACGCGCGCGCCGGCCTTCCCGCCGTCTCGGAGACGAACACGACCGGCGACGACTTCTTCGCTGAGTACAGATTGGAGCGCACCCGCGCACGTTCAAGGAGCATCGAGCTCCTTCAACAGGTCCTCGCGGATGAGAGCGCGTCCGAGGAGGCGCGGGAGGCCGCCAGCGCGGAACTCGTGGACCTCTCAAAGAAAACCGATGCGGAGTCCGAGGCGGAGGCGCTCATACGGGCAAGGGGATACGAGGACGCTCTGGTGTTCGTCCGCGGCGACACATGCGACGTGGTCGTGTCAGGACCCGAGCTGACGCGCTCCGACGCTGAGCAGATCGGTGACATCGTCTCGAGGTGTCTGGGGGTCGAACTCGCCAACATAACCATAGTCGAGCGGGGCAAATGA
- the xseB gene encoding exodeoxyribonuclease VII small subunit, giving the protein MSVDFEKAMGELEETVSRLESGDLTLEESLEAFEKGMSLVRMCRKKLDEAETRIAKLVETKGGELVTEPFRIEDEGG; this is encoded by the coding sequence GTGAGCGTCGACTTCGAAAAGGCCATGGGAGAGCTGGAGGAGACGGTCTCCCGCCTGGAGTCGGGAGATCTCACCTTGGAAGAGTCGCTCGAGGCGTTCGAGAAGGGCATGTCGTTGGTGCGGATGTGCCGAAAGAAGCTGGACGAGGCGGAGACGAGGATCGCGAAGCTGGTGGAGACGAAAGGCGGTGAGCTCGTCACCGAGCCGTTCCGGATAGAGGATGAAGGCGGATGA
- the nusB gene encoding transcription antitermination factor NusB: MTRRGAREAAFTALFQMDVGRAAMESAIQTATRGGRIDDKNLEYLRKTVAGVIEHRADIDRTISRLAIGWSLDRMGAVDRTLLRLAVYEILYGEDVPVGVAINEAVALAKKFGDEESGKFVNGILGRLAQEVAASPGEARE; encoded by the coding sequence TTGACGAGGAGAGGGGCGCGCGAAGCGGCGTTTACCGCGCTCTTTCAGATGGACGTGGGTCGGGCGGCGATGGAGTCCGCCATTCAAACCGCAACCCGCGGCGGGCGCATCGACGACAAGAACCTCGAGTACCTCAGAAAGACCGTGGCGGGTGTCATTGAACACCGCGCTGACATAGACAGGACCATATCCAGGCTTGCCATCGGATGGTCACTGGATCGCATGGGTGCTGTGGACCGCACCCTTCTGCGCCTCGCGGTGTACGAGATCCTTTACGGCGAAGACGTGCCTGTGGGCGTGGCGATCAACGAGGCAGTGGCACTCGCCAAGAAATTCGGGGACGAGGAATCGGGTAAGTTCGTCAACGGCATTCTGGGAAGGCTCGCTCAGGAAGTGGCCGCGAGCCCTGGTGAAGCGCGTGAGTAG
- a CDS encoding DUF2273 domain-containing protein — protein sequence MRPEVREILRLAFEHPGKVFGSVFGFIVGWVMILFSPVAGLYLAGCVVVGYLIGRHLDSRRSIREVLEEFLPPQDR from the coding sequence ATGCGGCCCGAGGTGCGGGAGATTCTGCGTCTTGCCTTTGAACACCCGGGAAAGGTGTTCGGATCGGTTTTCGGTTTCATCGTTGGATGGGTGATGATTCTCTTCAGCCCCGTAGCTGGCCTTTATCTTGCCGGCTGCGTCGTGGTGGGCTACCTCATAGGGCGCCACCTCGATAGCCGAAGGAGCATCAGGGAAGTCCTCGAGGAGTTCCTCCCTCCGCAAGACCGTTAG
- the accB gene encoding acetyl-CoA carboxylase biotin carboxyl carrier protein produces the protein MYDDTTREAGAAPVVSGSSCRGNYECTHPSSFREGRLQELELKGLRREIAGLAKIMNVHDIEEIEVAADGVSLRLKRQGAQVRPLPGAEAAQHATPFRETDASAEEKRQAGAESTVNENRITIPAPMVGTFYRAPAPDAKPYVEVGDVVSPGQVLCIIEAMKVMNEIQAEVRGKILEILVENAEPVQYGQPLFLLEAL, from the coding sequence ATGTATGATGATACGACTCGGGAAGCTGGCGCGGCTCCCGTGGTTAGTGGTTCCAGTTGCCGGGGAAACTACGAATGTACACATCCATCCAGTTTCAGGGAAGGCAGGCTGCAGGAGTTGGAACTGAAAGGGCTACGACGCGAGATAGCCGGGCTCGCGAAGATCATGAACGTCCATGACATCGAAGAGATCGAGGTCGCTGCCGACGGTGTGTCTCTCAGGCTGAAGCGGCAGGGAGCGCAGGTGCGCCCTCTGCCGGGCGCCGAAGCGGCGCAGCACGCAACGCCATTCCGTGAGACTGATGCGTCGGCGGAGGAGAAGCGGCAGGCGGGAGCGGAGTCCACCGTCAACGAAAACCGGATCACGATTCCCGCGCCGATGGTGGGCACGTTTTACAGGGCACCCGCTCCGGACGCCAAGCCTTACGTGGAGGTCGGCGACGTGGTCTCCCCCGGGCAGGTATTGTGCATCATCGAGGCCATGAAGGTCATGAACGAGATACAGGCTGAGGTGAGGGGCAAGATCCTCGAGATCCTGGTGGAGAACGCAGAGCCCGTGCAATACGGGCAGCCGCTCTTCTTGCTGGAAGCTCTTTAG
- the dxs gene encoding 1-deoxy-D-xylulose-5-phosphate synthase: MRLLDSLDLPHDLKRLAPRELDRLAQEIREEIIHTVAKTGGHLASSLGAVDLAIALHAVLDSPRDKIIWDVGHQAYAHKIITGRRAAFGSLRQYGGLSGFPRRDESPHDAFNTGHSSTSVSAALGMAMARDLKGEDFTVVAVIGDGSLTGGMAFEALNHAGHVKTDLIVVLNDNEMSISPNVGALASYLARIRTEPRLLKLRQDIERVLEGVPRIGKDLAESLRRLKGSVKYLVVPGMLFESLGFTYLGPLDGHDISSVMRTIEDARAKGGPVLVHVVTKKGRGYAPAERDPRRFHGVGRFDVASGELPKQPGPPTFTQVFGETLASIAAEDDRIVAITAAMPDGTGLDVFARLHPDRFFDVGIAEQHAVTLAAGLASLGIVPVAAIYSTFLQRAYDQIVHDVALQGLHVVFAVDRAGLVGEDGPTHHGAFDLAYLRGVPGMTLMAPADEEELVAMVRAALSMDGPVAVRYPKSQGFGQAALRPPQPVERGKGVLVQDGDDVAIVAIGSMVHPSLQAARLLEREGVRAAVVNARFAKPLDEDLLIQVTESCRRIVVVEEGTPLGGFGSAVLETLARRGYGEQAVAVSHLALPDAFVQHGSREALLAACGLTPMHIARAAQDLCGADNSASRSWRGLHRSLQEQRRGSSSPDVGVAKWEAQTTLSRE, translated from the coding sequence ATGAGACTCCTTGACTCCTTGGATCTCCCGCACGATCTGAAGCGGCTTGCGCCGCGAGAACTGGACAGGCTCGCCCAGGAGATACGCGAGGAAATCATCCACACGGTGGCGAAAACCGGGGGCCACCTCGCATCCAGCCTCGGAGCGGTGGATCTGGCGATAGCCTTGCATGCCGTGCTGGACAGCCCGCGGGACAAGATCATCTGGGATGTCGGACATCAAGCGTACGCACACAAGATCATAACTGGGCGGCGCGCGGCCTTCGGCAGCCTCAGGCAGTACGGCGGGCTCAGCGGCTTTCCCAGACGCGACGAGAGCCCTCACGACGCCTTTAACACAGGCCATTCGAGCACCTCGGTCTCCGCGGCGCTCGGCATGGCTATGGCACGCGATCTGAAGGGCGAGGACTTCACAGTGGTCGCGGTCATCGGCGACGGCTCGCTCACGGGGGGCATGGCGTTCGAGGCTCTCAACCACGCGGGCCACGTGAAGACCGACCTCATCGTGGTTCTGAACGATAATGAGATGTCCATTTCCCCGAATGTGGGGGCGCTTGCCTCCTACCTTGCCAGGATCCGAACGGAGCCGCGCCTCCTTAAACTACGTCAGGACATAGAGCGCGTCCTCGAGGGCGTCCCCCGAATCGGTAAGGACCTTGCCGAGAGCCTGCGAAGGCTCAAGGGAAGCGTCAAGTACCTCGTCGTGCCGGGGATGCTCTTCGAGAGCCTGGGTTTCACATACCTTGGGCCGCTCGATGGCCACGACATCTCGTCTGTCATGCGCACGATCGAGGACGCGCGCGCCAAAGGCGGTCCTGTGCTAGTGCACGTCGTCACGAAGAAGGGCCGCGGATACGCGCCTGCCGAGCGGGACCCTCGAAGGTTTCACGGAGTGGGGAGGTTCGATGTGGCTTCGGGCGAGCTTCCGAAGCAACCGGGGCCGCCGACTTTCACCCAGGTCTTCGGGGAAACCCTCGCCAGCATTGCGGCCGAAGACGACAGGATAGTGGCAATTACCGCCGCAATGCCGGACGGCACGGGACTGGATGTGTTCGCACGACTTCATCCGGACCGCTTTTTCGATGTAGGTATAGCTGAGCAGCATGCCGTGACTCTCGCCGCGGGGCTAGCGAGCCTGGGCATCGTTCCGGTGGCGGCGATCTATTCCACTTTTCTCCAGAGAGCGTACGATCAAATCGTTCACGATGTGGCCCTGCAGGGGCTTCACGTGGTCTTCGCGGTGGACAGGGCGGGACTCGTCGGAGAGGACGGCCCAACCCATCACGGCGCATTCGACCTTGCCTACCTGCGCGGCGTTCCCGGAATGACGCTCATGGCACCTGCCGACGAGGAAGAATTGGTGGCCATGGTCCGCGCCGCGCTTTCCATGGACGGGCCCGTGGCAGTGCGGTACCCGAAGTCCCAGGGGTTCGGACAGGCCGCCTTGCGTCCGCCGCAACCCGTGGAACGAGGCAAGGGGGTGCTCGTCCAGGACGGAGACGACGTGGCCATAGTGGCCATAGGAAGCATGGTCCATCCGTCACTGCAGGCAGCACGGCTGCTCGAGCGAGAAGGCGTGAGGGCCGCCGTTGTAAACGCGAGGTTCGCGAAACCCCTTGACGAGGACCTCCTGATCCAGGTTACGGAGAGCTGCCGCAGGATCGTGGTGGTGGAGGAGGGAACCCCGCTGGGAGGATTTGGGAGCGCTGTCCTCGAGACGCTCGCGAGGCGCGGTTACGGCGAACAAGCGGTGGCCGTCAGCCACTTGGCCCTTCCGGACGCCTTCGTCCAGCACGGATCCCGCGAGGCGCTCCTTGCAGCATGCGGGCTCACGCCGATGCACATCGCTCGGGCGGCGCAAGACCTCTGCGGGGCGGACAACAGCGCCTCTAGATCCTGGCGCGGTTTGCATCGCAGTTTGCAGGAGCAACGTCGTGGCTCGTCATCGCCCGACGTGGGGGTGGCCAAGTGGGAAGCTCAGACGACGCTGTCGAGGGAGTAG
- a CDS encoding Asp23/Gls24 family envelope stress response protein, with protein sequence MHPVDPQYYDDARSHASHEGLGSIKIASEVVGVIAGLAATEVEGIAGMSGGITGGIAELLGRRNLSKGVKVEVGEKEAAVDLFVVVNYGVRIPDVAWKVQQNVKRAIESMTGREVVEVNVHVQGVSFPHEEKQESPRVR encoded by the coding sequence ATGCATCCGGTAGATCCGCAGTACTATGATGACGCCCGTTCGCACGCGTCTCACGAAGGCCTGGGGAGCATCAAGATCGCCAGTGAGGTTGTGGGGGTGATCGCTGGGCTCGCAGCGACCGAGGTGGAGGGGATAGCCGGCATGAGCGGCGGGATAACCGGAGGCATAGCGGAGCTGCTCGGACGCCGTAACCTTTCCAAGGGGGTCAAAGTGGAGGTCGGCGAGAAGGAAGCGGCTGTCGATCTCTTCGTCGTAGTCAACTACGGCGTGAGAATACCCGATGTCGCCTGGAAGGTGCAGCAGAACGTGAAGAGAGCCATCGAGAGCATGACCGGGCGCGAGGTGGTAGAGGTGAACGTCCACGTGCAGGGGGTGAGCTTCCCGCACGAGGAGAAGCAGGAATCCCCCAGGGTGCGTTGA
- the accC gene encoding acetyl-CoA carboxylase biotin carboxylase subunit: MSDIAISKVLVANRGEIAVRVIRAARELGIKTVAVYSEADKGSLATRLADEAYCIGPGPSTQSYLNVANIISAALVSGADAIHPGYGFLAENPYFAEVCESHDLKFIGPRARVMSVMGDKAEAKRVMAAAGLPVIPGTPGVIRDEREALAFAEECGFPIMVKAAAGGGGKGMRAANSKKELVTAIGFAKAEAEVAFGLAGVYLEKILDRPRHVEVQVLVDEEGRAIHLGERDCSVQRRHQKLVEESPSPATDDQLRSAMGEAAVRGALAIGYTNAGTMEFLVDASGKFYFMEMNTRVQVEHPVTELVTGIDIVKAQFMIAAGESIALTQEDVELTGHAIECRINAEDPSRNFMPSPGRVSSLILPGGPGVRVDTALFAGCNVPPHYDSLVAKVIVWGRDRKEAIDRMARALGEIEIEGVCTNVAFQRRLVGSPRFREAAICCNDDVLALVAGDEP, encoded by the coding sequence GTGTCGGACATCGCTATCAGCAAGGTCCTCGTGGCGAATAGAGGCGAGATTGCGGTACGCGTGATACGGGCGGCGAGAGAGCTTGGCATAAAGACGGTCGCGGTATACTCCGAGGCTGACAAGGGTTCGCTCGCCACGAGGCTGGCGGATGAGGCGTACTGCATCGGTCCGGGGCCCAGCACTCAAAGCTACCTGAACGTGGCAAACATCATAAGCGCGGCGCTGGTTTCAGGTGCGGACGCCATCCATCCCGGGTACGGCTTTTTGGCCGAGAACCCGTACTTCGCAGAGGTGTGTGAGTCGCACGACCTGAAATTCATAGGTCCCAGAGCGCGAGTGATGAGCGTCATGGGGGACAAGGCCGAGGCGAAACGGGTGATGGCAGCCGCCGGTCTGCCTGTGATCCCCGGGACGCCGGGAGTGATACGGGACGAGAGAGAGGCGCTCGCGTTCGCGGAAGAGTGCGGGTTCCCCATCATGGTCAAGGCGGCCGCCGGCGGCGGAGGCAAGGGGATGCGCGCCGCGAACAGCAAGAAAGAGCTCGTGACGGCCATAGGGTTTGCCAAAGCGGAGGCGGAGGTAGCCTTCGGTTTGGCAGGAGTGTACCTCGAGAAGATCCTTGATCGCCCGCGCCACGTGGAGGTGCAGGTGCTCGTGGATGAGGAAGGCCGGGCCATACACCTTGGCGAGCGCGACTGCTCGGTGCAAAGACGGCACCAGAAGCTGGTCGAGGAGTCGCCCTCCCCAGCCACGGACGATCAACTGAGGAGCGCCATGGGCGAAGCCGCTGTGCGGGGAGCGCTCGCAATCGGGTACACGAATGCGGGAACGATGGAGTTCCTGGTGGACGCTTCCGGGAAGTTCTACTTCATGGAGATGAATACCAGGGTACAAGTGGAGCATCCCGTTACCGAGCTCGTGACAGGCATCGACATAGTGAAGGCGCAGTTCATGATAGCGGCGGGAGAATCGATCGCGTTGACGCAGGAGGACGTCGAGTTGACAGGTCACGCCATAGAGTGCAGGATCAATGCTGAAGACCCGTCCCGGAACTTCATGCCGTCTCCCGGCCGGGTGTCTTCGCTCATACTGCCCGGAGGGCCGGGTGTTCGGGTGGACACCGCGCTCTTCGCTGGGTGTAACGTGCCGCCACACTACGATTCCCTGGTGGCCAAGGTGATTGTCTGGGGCCGAGACCGCAAGGAGGCCATCGACAGGATGGCGAGAGCGCTAGGGGAGATCGAGATCGAGGGAGTCTGCACGAACGTCGCTTTCCAGCGCAGGCTCGTCGGCAGTCCCCGGTTTCGCGAAGCCGCCATTTGCTGTAACGACGACGTTCTGGCTCTTGTCGCCGGGGACGAGCCTTAA
- a CDS encoding stage III sporulation protein AG: MAQGIMEYIARLLEGKGEGGSLKAPQIRRIGWLILIGLVGVILLIIGFSPRPQGPQGSSVTPSPRGTDGPAPVIAASGTGEAGSLESRESYLERRLEEILREVQGAGRVSVTLTFATGRMYEYAENATREESSTTEQDSAGVRRETKEVRTSGEVVTTQERGTGYAVPVVRNVLEPRVQGVLVVSDGASDAGVRTALTEAVATVLDIPPHKVAILPRQR; the protein is encoded by the coding sequence ATGGCGCAAGGGATCATGGAGTACATAGCTAGGTTACTGGAAGGCAAAGGAGAAGGCGGGAGCCTCAAGGCCCCGCAGATCCGCAGAATCGGGTGGCTCATCCTCATCGGGCTGGTGGGCGTGATCCTTCTTATCATTGGATTCTCGCCAAGGCCCCAAGGCCCTCAGGGGAGCTCGGTCACGCCCAGTCCCCGGGGAACGGACGGACCCGCGCCGGTCATCGCGGCGTCTGGGACCGGGGAAGCCGGTTCTCTGGAGTCACGCGAGTCATATCTCGAGCGCAGGTTGGAGGAAATACTCCGCGAGGTGCAAGGGGCAGGTCGAGTGAGCGTTACGCTCACTTTCGCAACAGGACGGATGTACGAGTACGCGGAAAACGCCACCCGCGAGGAAAGCAGCACCACGGAGCAAGACTCGGCTGGCGTGAGGAGGGAGACTAAGGAGGTCCGGACGAGCGGAGAGGTGGTTACGACGCAGGAGCGCGGGACGGGGTACGCCGTCCCCGTGGTTCGCAACGTGCTGGAGCCCCGCGTCCAGGGGGTGTTGGTAGTGTCCGACGGGGCGAGTGACGCTGGCGTGAGGACGGCTCTCACCGAAGCGGTTGCGACCGTCCTCGACATACCGCCGCACAAGGTTGCGATATTGCCCAGACAAAGGTAG